A genomic window from Quercus lobata isolate SW786 chromosome 10, ValleyOak3.0 Primary Assembly, whole genome shotgun sequence includes:
- the LOC115963973 gene encoding tyrosine--tRNA ligase, chloroplastic/mitochondrial, translating into MAAASTTTRTLLLFSPFRTSLASSSSSYSFHNFPKLPFSPFKTTTTSTYTYCCYHSSTQSQSLSSPPPRLNNNNNNVIEILQQRGLIESLTSPDLHDAAVSSSPLKVYCGFDPTAQSIHLGNLLGIIVLSWFHRLGHQPVALIGGATARVGDPSGKSLERPDLDLDSLRRNTLGIESTIARILSENSVILNNYDWWKEVKLLDFLKDVGKYARVGTMMAKESVKKRLESEQGMSYTEFTYQLLQGYDFLHLYKNEGVRVQIGGSDQWGNITAGTELIRKVLQVEKGAYGLTFPLLLKSDGTKFGKSEDGAIWLSPAMLSPYKFYQYFFSVPDSDVVRFLKMLTFLELEEIDELEREMGRVGYVPNTAQRRLAEEVTRFVHGEEGLMEAIKATKALRPGAETKLDWETIEGIAEDVPSCSLKYDQVVNVQLVELSVSAGLFESKSAARRLLKQGGLYLNNSRVDGEDKRIEAEDIVDGKVVLLSAGKKNKVLVRIS; encoded by the coding sequence ATGGCCGCCGcctccaccaccaccagaaCTCTCCTTCTCTTCTCCCCATTCAGAACCTCCCTcgcctcttcctcttcttcttattcttttcaCAATTTCCCAAAACTACCCTTCTCCCCTttcaaaaccaccaccacctctaCCTACACCTATTGCTGCTACCACTCCTCCACACAATCCCAATCCCTATCCTCTCCTCCTCCTCgcctcaacaacaacaacaacaacgtcATCGAAATCCTCCAGCAACGCGGCCTCATTGAGTCCCTAACCAGCCCCGACCTCCACGACGCCGCCGTTTCATCCTCACCTCTCAAAGTTTACTGCGGTTTCGACCCCACCGCTCAATCCATCCACCTCGGAAACCTCCTCGGCATCATCGTCCTCTCCTGGTTCCACCGCCTCGGCCACCAGCCCGTCGCCCTCATCGGCGGCGCCACCGCTCGCGTCGGCGATCCCTCCGGCAAGTCCCTCGAGCGTCCCGACCTCGACCTCGACTCTCTCCGCCGCAACACTCTAGGGATTGAGTCCACTATCGCCAGAATCCTCTCTGAAAACTCCGTCATCCTCAACAACTACGATTGGTGGAAGGAGGTCAAGCTGTTGGATTTTTTGAAAGATGTGGGGAAGTACGCTAGGGTTGGGACTATGATGGCGAAGGAGAGCGTGAAGAAGCGGTTGGAATCGGAGCAAGGAATGAGTTACACCGAGTTCACGTACCAACTGTTGCAAGGCTACGATTTCTTGCATTTGTACAAGAACGAGGGAGTTAGGGTTCAAATCGGCGGTAGCGATCAGTGGGGGAATATCACCGCCGGAACCGAATTGATTCGGAAGGTTTTGCAAGTCGAGAAAGGAGCGTACGGATTGACATTTCCTCTCTTGTTGAAGAGCGATGGAACGAAGTTCGGGAAATCGGAAGACGGCGCGATTTGGTTATCGCCGGCGATGCTTTCGCCGTACAAGTTTTATCAGTACTTCTTCTCGGTGCCGGACTCGGACGTAGTGAGGTTTTTGAAAATGCTGACTTTTTTGGAGCTGGAGGAGATTGATGAGTTGGAGAGGGAGATGGGGAGAGTAGGTTACGTGCCAAACACGGCACAGAGGAGACTTGCGGAGGAAGTTACGCGATTCGTGCACGGGGAGGAAGGGTTGATGGAGGCTATAAAGGCTACAAAGGCATTGAGGCCAGGGGCGGAGACGAAGCTGGATTGGGAGACCATTGAGGGGATTGCAGAGGATGTGCCGTCTTGTTCTTTGAAGTATGATCAGGTGGTGAATGTTCAGCTGGTTGAGTTGTCGGTTTCTGCTGGTTTGTTTGAGAGCAAATCGGCTGCAAGGCGGTTGTTGAAGCAGGGGGGTTTGTATTTGAATAACAGTAGAGTGGATGGTGAGGATAAGAGGATTGAGGCCGAGGATATTGTtgatgggaaagttgttctTTTGTCTGCGGGAAAAAAGAACAAGGTGCTCGTACGGATATCTTGA
- the LOC115964470 gene encoding uncharacterized protein LOC115964470 — MAMHSKNEALMCKVFPSSLGPVVMRWFDGLGASSINSFKELTWAFGSYFITCNRVPRPLDSLLSMTIREGETLKTDSDRYWDMFNEIDGDFDDVAIRTFKVSLLAEHGLKKSLTRKPANNVRQLMDQIDKYKWVEKDQQQGKGKAKVISQERRDFRSDQYNKNWLQRDFAGQSGPTATQMVNTVFREPVHQVLEKIKNEQFFKWSNKMGDDPMKRNQSLHCQYHQNRGHTTEDYRTLWNHLKQLVQEGRLK; from the coding sequence ATGGCTATGCACTCCAAGAACGAGGCCTTAATGTGCAAGGTATTCCCATCCAGTTTGGGGCCTGTGGTcatgaggtggtttgatggcTTAGGGGCAAGTTCTATTAATTCCTTTAAGGAACTTACTTGGGCGTTTGGATCTTACTTTATTACATGCAACAGGGTTCCTCGGCCCCTAGATTCCTTGTTGTCAATGACTATACGAGAAGGGGAAACCTTGAAAACGgactcggataggtactgggacatgttcaatgagatagatggtgaCTTTGATGATGTGGCCATAAGGACTTTCAAGGTCAGCCTACTTGCCGAGCATGGTTTGAAGAAGTCTTTGACTAGAAAACCTGCTAACAATGTACGTCAACtcatggaccaaattgacaagTATAAGTGGGTCGAGAAGGATCAACAACAAGGGAAAGGGAAGGCTAAGGTTATCTCTCAAGAGAGGAgagatttcaggtcggaccaaTACAACAAAAATTGGCTCCAAAGAGACTTTGCTGGGCAATCGGGGCCTACCGCTACTCAAATGGTTAATACGGTGTTCCGAGAACCAGTACACCAAGTcttggagaaaatcaagaatgaaCAATTCTTTAAATGGTCAAACAAGATGGGAGATGATCCCATGAAGCGCAATCAAAGTCTtcattgccaataccaccaaAACCGAGGGCACACCACAGAGGACTATAGAACCTTGTGGAATCACCTAAAGCAGCTAGTCCAAGAAGGGAGGCTGAAGTAA
- the LOC115963595 gene encoding glycine-rich RNA-binding protein 3, mitochondrial, giving the protein MAFLSKVGNLLRQTASKQISSEFGASKPSFFQAIRCMSSMSSSKLFIGGLSYGTDEQSLKEAFAKYGEVVEARIIMDRETGRSRGFGFVTYVSSEEASSAIQALDGQDLHGRRVRVNYATDRARPSYGGGGYGGGGYGGGGYGGDGGYGNNAYGGGGGGGGYGNNAYGGGSSGGGGYGNNSYDGAASGGYGTGSSGYGSGGNYQGGGGGTGSGYSGGGVGYSSGGNYASENSGGYGNTGGNFDVSGGSGNFASGDGSNIAGSGFEGSTGQGFGGVDQFGTNESSSVDGAAGDFDKDASLEGNFRDDDDETGDFAKRA; this is encoded by the exons ATGGCTTTCTTAAGTAAAGTTGGAAATCTGCTTAGACAGACTGCGAGCAAGCAGATCAGCTCAGAATTTGGTGCCTCGAAACCGTCTTTCTTTCAAGCTATACGATGCATGTCATCCATGTCAAGTTCaaaactttttattggag GTCTTTCATATGGCACAGATGAGCAAAGTTTGAAGGAAGCTTTTGCTAAGTATGGAGAAGTTGTTGAAG CAAGAATCATTATGGACCGTGAGACTGGTAGATCCAGAGGATTTGGCTTTGTTACATATGTTTCAAGTGAGGAGGCCTCCAGTGCTATACAGGCCTTAGATGGACAG GATCTCCATGGTCGTCGGGTAAGGGTGAATTATGCTACTGATAGGGCTCGTCCTAGCTATGGAGGTGGTGGCTATGGTGGTGGCGgctatggtggtggtggctatGGTGGTGATGGCGGCTATGGTAACAATGcttatggtggtggtggtggtggcggtggctATGGTAACAATGCATATGGCGGCGGCAGCAGTGGTGGCGGTGGCTATGGTAACAATTCTTATGATGGTGCTGCCAGTGGAGGCTATGGCACTGGTAGTAGCGGATATGGTTCAGGTGGGAATTATCAAGGAGGTGGTGGTGGCACTGGTAGTGGCTACAGTGGAGGTGGTGTTGGTTACAGCAGTGGTGGCAATTATGCCAGTGAGAACAGTGGAGGCTATGGCAATACTGGTGGGAATTTTGATGTTTCTGGTGGTAGTGGTAACTTTGCCTCTGGGGATGGCAGTAACATAGCCGGTAGTGGATTTGAAGGAAGTACTGGACAGGGCTTTGGTGGTGTTGATCAATTTGGAACCAATGAGAGCAGCAGTGTGGATGGTGCAGCTGGAGATTTTGACAAAGATGCTTCTTTGGAAGGAAACTTCAGGGATGACGACGATGAGACTGGTGATTTTGCCAAAAGGGCCTGA